CTGCATGATATGCAGCCCTTTACTATATGCGATTCAAAACATGCGATTCAAAACATGCGATTCAAAACAGATTATCAGAAATCTTCGTTCGTTTCTTTTACGTCTTCGCCGCTGTCATCAACGGAGAAATCAGGCGTTGAATCCTGGTTATTGAGCAGTAGCTCACGTAATTTCTTCTCAATTTCTTTCGCAGTTGCCGGGTTTTCTTTCAGCCAGTTGGTCGCATTCGCTTTACCCTGACCGATTTTCTCACCGTTGTAGCTGTACCATGCACCAGCTTTTTCAATCAGCTTCTCTTTCACGCCCAGGTCAACCAGTTCGCCGTAGAAGTTGATGCCTTCACCGTAAAGGATCTGGAATTCAGCCTGTTTGAACGGCGCTGCAATTTTATTTTTCACAACCTTAACGCGGGTTTCGCTGCCAACCACGTTGTCACCTTCTTTCACCGCACCAATACGACGGATATCCAGACGAACAGACGCATAGAATTTCAGGGCGTTACCACCGGTGGTGGTTTCCGGGTTACCGAACATAACGCCAATCTTCATACGGATCTGGTTGATGAAAATCAGCAGCGTGTTGGACTGCTTCAGGTTACCGGCCAGCTTACGCATCGCCTGGCTCATCATACGCGCCGCAAGGCCCATGTGAGAGTCGCCAATCTCGCCTTCGATTTCTGCCTTCGGCGTCAATGCGGCAACGGAGTCGACAACGATAACGTCAACCGCACCGGAGCGCGCCAGTGCA
This window of the Citrobacter freundii ATCC 8090 = MTCC 1658 = NBRC 12681 genome carries:
- the recA gene encoding recombinase RecA, giving the protein MAIDENKQKALAAALGQIEKQFGKGSIMRLGEDRSMDVETISTGSLSLDIALGAGGLPMGRIVEIYGPESSGKTTLTLQVIAAAQREGKTCAFIDAEHALDPVYARKLGVDIDNLLCSQPDTGEQALEICDALARSGAVDVIVVDSVAALTPKAEIEGEIGDSHMGLAARMMSQAMRKLAGNLKQSNTLLIFINQIRMKIGVMFGNPETTTGGNALKFYASVRLDIRRIGAVKEGDNVVGSETRVKVVKNKIAAPFKQAEFQILYGEGINFYGELVDLGVKEKLIEKAGAWYSYNGEKIGQGKANATNWLKENPATAKEIEKKLRELLLNNQDSTPDFSVDDSGEDVKETNEDF